A stretch of DNA from Glycine max cultivar Williams 82 chromosome 18, Glycine_max_v4.0, whole genome shotgun sequence:
AAACCTGCTAGATATACAACACATTCATCTACCAATAAAACTTACAAGTATTCCCATTTATTAGAAAAAGCAAATCTAACCTTGTATTCAGACTGTGCTACTTTGGCAATAACTCTTGTTGGATCCTTTGAAGCTCCTTTAGCTCGTAAGAAATCAAGGACCTCAAAATTTGTGAGTGCACCAGCATTGCACTCTAAGCTGTGACAAAGTTATTAAACATCAATCATATCCcaatataaaagagaaaggtTCAATTGGAATTagtgtattaattttgaaaacaaacaaaaatggtaGAAACATACATTTTCATCTGTAAGACACCAGAGTGAGAGAAAAGGCAGTAACAAAACAAGAGAGTGTttcctttgcttcttcaatAAAGCCAACCCAGTACACAAACAGACAATTAGAGAATTAAATTTCCAGTTTTCACAAAATACAACAAATCACACTGCTAATACAGCTTAAGCACACAAAATTGGGTTGGTGTGGAcatcaaaagcaaaaaaattgagTTGGGTGTGTTTTCccctacaaagaaaaatagcaatgttaaaaaattagaacaatgcatttaatttgagcaaccaaacaagaataaaatagtGAAGACAGAAACTGTCACAGTGCTTCAGATCTACGACATAACACAAGGTCATCATTTTGAACAGGCAACACACATCAGATACAATTCACCAAGCTGTAAAACGATattcaaattgaaattcttatttgccttaaacttaaaattttccATTATGATACTCACAAAAATTTCGAGAATTTATCTTACTTAAGTTCCTAGTCAATACCTTCAGAAGGGGGTTTAGCAATATTGCATCAAGGTACACTCTCTTAAGACTAGTGTTGTCAAATAGAGGCTATCGCGGCGCTATCACGCTATAGCGTAGCGGGTTGCGGATTCAGCGAAAATCACAATCTTACGCGTCGCGGCTGTTGCGTCGTCGGTTTCTGACAAGGTTGTATGTAGGCATTGAAAAATTGGTGCCTGATCAAGAGGTGAGACAAAATTTGCAATTCAACAAAGGAGCATTGTCTCACCAtgtgaaaaaaaagttttcttaaTTGTTTAGAAGTTTAGAGTGTTACATTCATTATTGTAGCATAACATTTCTTTGGATTTGACTCTTGTAGCACAATGGTGACAAACATATGGATTGTCAACTCCAAATTTGCAACAGTTGGCAATAAAGATTTTGAGTTTGAGATGTAGTATTTCAGGATGTAAACACAATTGGAGTGTCTTTAAGCgagtaatttattaattagtaattatattaatatttattagttaatattttctattcttAGTTGCTCATAAATTTGTTTACCAATATTTGTTACATATTCATTCTAAGAAAAGGAATAGGCCTGAACACAAAAGATTACACAACTTTGTGTAtgtcaaatatatttaagcattggttaaaagatacaattataaagatgaaaatgatCCAATTTCACTCAGTGACATTGATGAATGCAACGAGTGGCTTGTGGGGTAagtggatgatgatgatgatgctgGGAATGAGAGGGTGTTTGAGGATGAAAATGATGATGGCCTTCCTTGGGATGTAGTTTTTGAGGCTTCGGGAATCGGACAACCAATGACATATACTAGGCAAAGGattcaaaagagaaagaaacccCTTAGTGTTGAAGATGTTGCACCTAAGACAAAAAGAGGTCAAGTGAGAGGATGCCATCCCTTAGAGGAAAAAAGCAAATGATAGAAGATGAAGATAATACAGTCTTGGAAGAATCTGAAAAAGAGTTACAAGGCATTGATTTTGGAGACTCAAAAGGCAATGAGGATTATGATTATATTGGGCATGGGGCAAAGTAGAATGAATAGATGTTTTCTTGATACTTTtagctttttttattatatgccTCATTGGAAGGGTTGTCAATATGGGCCGGCACGACCCGTTTTGGCCCCGCCCACTTTTGGCCTGCCATAAACGGGCCAGCCTAGCCCATCCCGCTAAGCAGAACAGGTTACCTTTCCTAGCCCGACCTGTTTCAAGCTAGCCCGCAGGCCACCcgccaatttattttttttctccagaTTTTGTATTGTCATTTATCGTTGTTGGTAACATCAATCTAGCATTGCCCTTTATCATTGATgataacatcaattttgaatCTAACTCTTgtctctttataatttttataactaaataataatatactagtagtaagcaataaaagaataaaacctATCACAAACTTCAATATCTAGAATCTAGATGACCTTGTCACCTTGTGTGCCTCTAATCCCTCCATTTCAAAACATCCTGTATTTAAGCTTTTTAcacagattaaaaaaatatttatatatacaatcttaaactaaattattctaatttataaatcATAAAGATAAACTAAAAGTCCacaatacaaaataattatcCAATAATTGTCCAATAACTCAAactcaataataataatcataaaggGTGAGGGCTCGAGGTCGAGGGTGAGGGTCTTGAGAGAGAGGGAGGCCGTGAGGGATTGAGGGTGAGGCTTGAAGTTCAATCGAAGACGTGAGGTTGATGTTGGGGTTCGAAATCAAAAGAGAAGGGTGAGGGCTCAAGGGCTCGAGGTCGAAGGTGAGGGTCTTGAGAGAAAGGGAGGTCGTGAGAGTGAGGCTGACGCGAAGCTACCGCCGTGGAGGGAGGTTGTGAGGGACTGAGGGTGAGGCTCTCGAAGTCTAATCGAAGACATGAGGTTGATGGGGTTTGAAATCGAAAGAGAAGGGTGAGGGCTCAAGGTTGAGGGTGAGGGTCTTGAAAGAGAGGGCTCAAGAGAAGAGATTCAAGAGAATGAGAAATGAGATTCAATTCAAGAGGCCGTGAGGGTCTAGTCTGGCTTGCGTGTGCTTGGGCCATTTGGATTGCGAGAGTGCATTTGGGCCATTTCAGAGTccataatctatttttttttattaaaaagcaCTAACTCGCGGGCTGGCCCGCCCCAGCCCGCCTCTGGCCTGTCGGGCTTGCAGGCTAAATGGGGCGGGCCTAAACGATTTACGGGTCTCAAATTCCAACCCAACCCAACTTTTTTGGAGAACTGGTCGGGCCAGCCTGCCAAACCTGGCCTAGTTTGACACCTCTACTAGTTGGGACTTGTTTAGCTAATTAGCTTTTAGTTAGTTTtagctttttttattatattgggGAAGAGGCAAAGGAGAATGAACGGATTTTATCTTGAGCAAATTacttttgaaataatattttgttaatgtttgtccaacttatttttatacatatttaattggtatatatatatatatatatatatatatatatatgataactgTTAAATAATTGTTCTTTGATGatagaaaataaagcaaaattgtctttaaaaataattatttagtagttatttgTGCTTAAGTGTTAAAGAATTTATGTTTCATTAAATCTTGACTGCAGATATAAAAACTGGAGGTGCTAAAagcaaaaattggaaaaaataacgaaaaaataaagaatcagCAACAAGGCTCAGCCCagtgtctcgctaagcgtgcaactctcgctaagcgagacaagAGACACAAGTGCTAAGCGAGAAGTAGGCGTTAAGTGCGAGATTCAATACCCGCGCAGcatgcgctaagcgcgcaaTCCAACAAAGTATGCTAAGCGAGAGGTACCCGCTAAGCGCACGATCTACACGGACTGAGCGAGGGATGTCGCGCTAAGCAAGCCTACGAAGGTCCAAAGTCCACTTCAACAGTTATAAATAGAGAGTCAGACCAAGGGGAAACAGACAACCCCAAAGACTCAAAGCTCTACAATGAATACATCTTAAGCCTGAGTATCTCTAGTATGGGAAATCatttactccctttctttctttcacccctcttATTCCATCAATTCTTATACCCCATCTATTGTAAAACCCCCAATAGCTATGAGTGACTAAACCCCTAATTAGGGCTTGACAGGCCTAAAAGCCAAagcgatgtatgatgtactcttcATTATTTATCAATACAATACTAGGTGTTTTCTATCCTATCGTCTTTTCTGTTTATCTTTcatgcattattcatcttttcattcttttaggggttaggtgctcgaaagaggataacttctaatagaacaaaaagaaaagatttcatAAGAAAGTCATTGCTAGACATAAAATGATAATCTTATACCCATGCATTTTTGTAAACATCTAAAATTCAGacttcatgtattttatttgttgaatctttttaaagtgatttgggagatagataaataaaataggcttgtgATCGTGAGAAATCAGATGCAAATAAATGAATAGATTTGGGTAGGATAAAATCacctaaattgataaagaaaaatcataaaatcatacatcTTAGACAAACAGGACATGTTAGGTTCCAACAacattatcttttacttttcttatcctatcttttttttcatcttatatttttatctttttgccagtatctttctttatcttatctcttgcttgtaaATTGGATGTACATCAATCTAAGTATAAACAAAGTtcatgtggattcgacacttgaACTTTTGAGTACTTTATTACTTGTGACAACTTTAGTGCACTTGCCAACAagttaacaataaatatatataattctattttaattgctATGCGACTTGCTATTTGGTTGTGACGTTATTCGCTATATTCTATAGCAGATTTTCAGCTTTTTGTGATTTTTCGTTATCCGCTATTGACAACACTGCTCATCACTAAGTTAGAATTTGGTCAGAGACCTTTTCAAGGATTCCTAAATCCCCATTAATACATAAAGATTTAACAACAATTAATAGGTTTCCTCTTACATAATGAGAAGCAGCATAACCCAAAGTAGATTACAATTTCCATTTCAAGTAGAAATTCAGATCGAGTTTACTCGATTTTCctcaatcaaacaaaaaaaataatttgcagGGTCATTCTCTTGGTTTTTCACTGGCCATGCAAGGATGGAATCATAATACTCTCTAGAACTCAAAGCAACACAAGCAGAATAGATTCATATAAGAGAATTCATAGCTCCGCAAGACATGAAAGTAGACATATGGAATATGAGTTTTTAAATCATATGATAAAATCATAAACACAAACTGAATATGTAAGACTGGAGTTCAATCCACCTATGGCttctaaaacaaaatcttattttGACTTAAATACATCTTCCAAATCAAATTTTCAGAACAAGATATAATAGAACCTATCACGTAgaaaggaatttttttatttttatgcaacTTAATAGTAACTAATCGAACAAagatagtttttttcttttttttattcatggaaatcaaagataatgttaagaaatttacaataactcataCATTTTGTCATATCTCTAcgagtaataaaaataaaaatgaaataactcTTTCAAGTTTTCACATACTGAAACAATCAGAGTTAGTGATATAACTGATTgaataaaacattattaaaatttaaaatttaactgtGACAATgttattgattttgaaaaaaaaaggttggaaagggagaagaaaaaaaaaacaagtcacTAAAATGTACAAGAGAGAAAAGCTCAACTTGGTTGTGGTGACAACGATATCAGAGAGAAAGGCCGCCGGAGGGAAGAGTGAGGACTTGTTGTGCATGACTCAATGTATGGACAAGACAAAGTTGGGATGGAGTTTAAGAGTCACTTGTTGTTGGATTACGACGCGGGTTGGAGGTGCAGGAACAAAGTCCCGCGGAGCGCATAATATTTTATGTGAAGTATGATAAGATAATTCACCCTTTAAAATAATGTAAGTGGGTAAGATAATGtaggcatatatatatataagataggCAAAGTCACgatttccattttcaatttttattagggTAGGAACCAAGAATATAGGAATCTCCATTTTGATAACcctgtttctttttgttttctaagggtattttttttataaattttaaaacctaacttttaaattattttaattttcattttaaatatattttttaaaaatatttcttacaatttttttcatacataataattcataattagataataacataaaaaaattatactatcaaTATATGGTCCAATTAAACTCTTAGTAAAGGTAAAAGTTTCTGCTGTTctgttaaaaaattagaataccTCACAAGTTTTAGCACGAACTAAAAATGTTTAcagtaatattaatttatgaattattttttgggGTGTACAATTTATAAATGTTCTATCAATATATCAAATgacattaataaaaatcaatctttatactttttaattgagATTAGTTAATCACAAAATTTAAGCTAATTCTCATTGATTATCCtaaattaaaatcatacatGTTAATCATCCATTGTATTATGACTCTTTAACccattaatactattaattttaacaaGAATTAGACATGTAATTTCTAGAAGATATTGAGTTAGGTGATTGCACACAACAAGAACATTGATCATTGGCAAGATCACCGCGATATTGGAAGAGACCATAGATAGCGTAAGAGGAGACAAGGACAATGAAATTGTAGTGATTGACAAAGACAATGAAATTGACCAAAGGGGTGATGAGAGAGTTAACGGTGTTTTCGTAAGTGAAATCTAACATGTACTTAGACTAAGACTAGACTTATGCGAAAGTGATAGGGATTCTTaggtcatttaaaaaaaataaaaataaataacactaTTATTAATGGTgactacaagaaaaataaaaaaaatgtgatttgtAAGAAAGAGACGTAagtataataaatgataaactGATTAGGGACAAATATAATTTGCTATTTATATTATCctcaaaagtaattaatttgttttaacttttttttcaaaatagttatttttaaataaattccaTCAAAAcgttaaataaatcaataatttcTTTACAAATCAAACAAGCTAAGTGGCAGCTATTATCATACACTCAAAATCAAGATTATGTGGTTCCATATAATGATTTGATCGGGGCATATATATCATTTATGACATCAATTCCATTAAGAAAAACACCCTattaacattaatattattttagataGTTTCGATGTATTCTGTTAACTTTTTAGTTGTATTCTGTATCTGATTTTAAGAGCACCTTGACGGAAGTgagtaaatgtaaaaaaatagggATAATAATATActgttttaacatattttttaacacatattttgttattaattaaaatttattgaaaattataaaattataaaagagaatcattaaatataatatatgaccTATTGTAATTTCGAAGAAATTTCAACCGCCAAGAGAAAGAGTATCAAAAAAGCATGTTATGTTTCatgtaaaaaatttactaaaaaggataaaacaatgggataaatatttaaaacaaaataagaacCTACTGTTtaagtttaactttttttccccTTTGTGTTTTCTCTTCAACTTAACGTGTTTTATTTGGAATTGTTTTAGGTATTATTATCAAACTTGGTCAAAAGTACATAAACTATTCCATGCATGGTCCCCAGCCTAGCGTTTTCTAGTAAAAAATCCTTTCAAAATTGGTTCCACACTTTTCACTTATGCATTAAGATTACGCCTAACATTGGACTCCCCCCCTGTTGACGATATTTGGAGAGTAAACGTGGGATACTgctatgattaaaaaaatggaaaaattgtAGAAGCTTGTATTCAACTTCAGAAACAGTCCACACTTTGGAttctattccttttttttcttttttaaattctaaatttttatattttcttatatgttttaattcaatatatttatccaaatttttaattatttttaaataaatcataattttattatttttatgttattttatatttttttagttatttcaacaactaattttactccatacttataatttaataagctaaattttaagttttcaactattagttaattttttaacttttaattagttttttagttaattttatcaatcataGGCTTTATGATTATATTTGGCAAAATATTTcagttaacttttaattttatttactaacATAACTACAAAATTTGTTTGACTGTTtggtaaataagttttttttaataattttttaattatttctaacgttttttgaaatattaattgaaataatattttttataacactcatttctaacttttaatattttcttctcttttatccttaatatacttattgaattttttgattattctttttaaataaattatgattttattatttttatcattttacacttttcacCTACTTCATCaactaattttaacaaatacttaaattaaataaattaatttttcaactttcaattacCGACTAATTTTTATACTTCCAACTAATTTAAACCAACTTCTAACTCACTTTTCACTTAATTTTACTAAACATATTCTTATCGTGAATTTAATTGTAATAGCTTatgaattctattttataatattagggGTGTTTAGCAAATTCAAAATTACCATTATTATTATCTCTGTTTTAGGTATAATTTGACCATTAGtagaatgaaaaattaattcatgcaacgataatttaaatttttctttagttATAAATCATCAGAGGgtaagtttattaacttttgaGTATAAATTGCACAAAAAaggtaaattataaatttaattctctgtattaaaattataaatttgatcctgtataatttaatttttttaattttgttaatttgaaCGTTGACATTAATTAGGTGCACGAAATTAATGTCCAATAAAAAGTGACATATGATGCTAACATCTAATAAATGTGCGATAAGGACAATCAAGACAAGCAATTATCGATCAAAGTCAACGTTTAAGTTTAGAGTTGGAGACTGAAATAATgagattataaaaaattgagagactaaattcgtgaattaaattataagaagatCAAAATCAAATTCTAAGATAAATAGTAACCAAATTTACCATTTTacctaaaagaaaaattttcttcttttctaagTTCTAGCACAGTACCTAAAGACTAAAGAGAGAAGAagtcctaaaaaaataatagagagaACCTTATACAGATTATAAATAGCTGCAACCACTTTGGTTGACTCATACAGGTCCCTTGGAGCCACTTGTCCTGTAttgaaaatccattttgctTCATTTCATTCCCTCACatagtgtttttttctttccatggaGAACTTGTTGGGTCTGCTGAGAATTCATGTTGAAAAAGGTGTCAATCTTGCCATCAGGGATGTGGTGAGCAGTGACCCTTATGTTGTCATCAAAATGGGAAGGCAGGTCAGTTTTTTCTCCAGTTTTCTCTGATCATCTTTTGATTCTGTTCTTGAGAGAGCTTGTTGACTTTttctctttgttattttttctctcttttcttaaatcCCCTCTTTTATGTGCCCCTTCTTCCATCTTCTTTCTCCCCACATTTGATTCTGATTGTTGCTCACCTTGGTTGACTAAAAGTGGAGTATCTGTTTCATTTTTTCATGTCTTGACTTTTCAATATACATAGATGGTTTTAGAACTTAATTTgttggagaagaagatgagtttttTTGGgtacagaaatatatataattaatatagctATAAGTATGCGGTGGCAACATTTTTAAGACAGTCTAATTCAAGTTAAAAGTTCATATTTTCCCACTCTTGCACACCACCTGCAtataaattttaggatttgagtCCTCTAAAAACCACTATTGTGAGTGCACTTTAGTCTTCTCTAAAATACACCCTTCAATTTAGAGAAGATAAatctgaaaattttgaatttgtttatgTGGTCAGTGAAGAACATAGAAGACAAGTCATAACTGGCCAAACCAATTCGTCTTGATGGGTAGTGTCAAATAACACGTCCCACACtgggattaaaaataaataaaatagtataaaaacaaaaaattaggaaTCTTCGAAGtatttaaattagtatttttcaacaaacaaatggATATCGCCGGCGCATAAATTATAACAAACTTTGTCTAAGCTGTTTTTTTGTCAGCCGAATCAAGTTTTAGCCTTCTTCTCATCGTGTTTGTTGGGGGTGTTTTCCAATAAATAAGTTAGGAAAGAATTTCTGTTTGCATCCCAAAGTAGCCTTTTCTGTGATTCTTTCTTCATCAGAACTTCATGTGTAAGGGGTAATTAAGTGTTTATTCTAAATTTCTAGCCATGTATAATTAACGATATGGTTTTCCATGATTTGGGTCAATATGTTAATTGGTACCAAATTGTTAGGTACCAAGAATTGAAATGAGGaagaaaataggagagaaaactctcctccaagggtttccccttcacaaaggatTTCTCCTTTCACAAAGAGCTAATGCTCAATCTACAAATGATAAGATTCCCCTCTCTCCTATCcttctttctctatttatatctaataaacccctctaactaactaactaactcattAGTAGTTTAACTATATTAACTAACTCTTCCTTCTCCTTATATCCTAACACAAATAGTAGACGGGTAGAAACCTTGTGTGTTTCTTGTTTTCTGAACTCTGAACATTCAATTCATTACTGCATTTTATGTCTCATATGCAGAAGCTGAAGACTCGGGTAGTCAAGAAGAATCTAAATCCTGAATGGAATGATGACTTGACCTTGTCTATTTCAGACCCTCATGCTCCAATTCATCTAGTAAGTAACTGTTATAATGTTTGTGTTTCAATACTACAGAGcaaaatttgagtaaaaaaatataaaaattgaaagttgCATTAGATTATCTGAATCAGTCTTGTGTTACTGATATGCATATTGACTGTTATCCATGTAGTACTGAACATTTAAGCCATATGAACATTATCTTAGCATCAAAAGATGTTGAACTTTGGGGACTATGAACATTAACATATACTGTGGAGTTTGCTGAAACAATGCATTCCTTTGTTACTTACTGTGCATatggaaatttgaattaattcaatttatcaGCAAATTCTACTGAATTGGCTGTAATATTACTGTCCTGTGATGCAGCATGTGTATGACAAGGACACATTTAGCATGGATGACAAAATGGGGGATGCTGAGTTTTTCATAGGTCCATTTATTGAAGCAGTGAAGATGCGCTTGTCAGGTCTCCCCAACAATACTATAGTTACAAAAGTGCTACCTAGCAGACAAAACTGTTTAGCTGAAGAGAGTCACATAATGTTGAAGGATGGCAAGGTTGTCCAAAACATGGTTCTTAGACTAAGAAATGTTGAGAGTGGGGAAGTGGAGCTCCAGTTGCATTGGATTGACATTCCTGGTTCAAGACATCTCTAGATCACAGTCCAAAACATGGTTCTTAGATTTGCCATATTGTAAAAATTAGATTTGCAGCCTCATAAACCAGCAGGCAGCTGCACCTTATGCTTTAATTTCTCCTATCCTTTTATCTCGTTCGCATAACTTAAAATTGTTCAATATGTTGGTTTGTAATCGGTGTTATTGCAATTACTAGGATTAGTAGTTAGTGAAAAAGAATGGGAGATGTAGTTTCCCTAGCTGTAATTTAAACTTTGAATTATCTGCTACTGCTAGTCTTGTGTAATAATGTACATGAAATGTACCAGAAAGATGCTGCACTTAATTAGAATCTCCTTAGTTAACATGTTAATCGCGTGATGATATAATGGTTCTATGATAACTGTCCCTTTTACTTTCTTCTTTATCCCAAACCTTTTGCAAACTGCACCTAACCCCTTAAATAAAACCTTTGCACCTACACATTGTTTGGGAAGTCTCACACCGTTTTTCTCAACTCTCACAAGATGCAGTTTATATGTCTGTTGGACAACTTTACTTaatgttaattagttttaaaataaaatttaacatagtATTAGAGTCTATAACCCATCTTGGTAAATCGCTTATTATAATAGGCTTGCCAACTCTTGGGGTGCGGTGCTATGCTGAAATGGGGATAAGAGCAAAGTGGCTCGTGTATGCTCTGTGATGACTGATGAGCCATTCACCCCTGGAAAGTTGAAGCATTTTCTTTGCCAGCTCTATATGATGcaaggatgaggaagaaaattcTGAGAAGGCTAATGATAATGGTGATAGCTCGATACTTCACAATCAAGAATCAACAGGACAAAATTCTCTCCATGAACGCGTTATATGGAGTTTCTAATTATCAGACAATGAGGGAAggcttgtataaaaaaaattgttgcgcATTTTGATTGATAGTGATAGCATACTTCTCATGGAGATGCCATATAAAGGATAAACCATTATCATTGAGATGCGCAATTTGAAGTTGGTGGGGTCACCAATGGTGGGTTAGGAATTAGGATACTTCTATAATCTCTTCCAATGTTTGAGTAATAACATCTAAATCTGGAACCCACTTCTCATCAAACTTTATGACACAGAACTTTACCCTCAGAATTGAATTTAAGGAACATAAATCAGCAAAACAATGTATAAGTAAAAGAGCAACTAAAGTAGTACGAGGATCAGACATGTCGGCCCTTTCAGTGAATCAGTTTTTAAAAGATAgctaaaagaaaggaaaaagaaaaaaagaaaaaaacttatccCAAAGAAATGGAGAAGATTACCATTCTGGCTTGTAACAAGTGTACATAATTCATGCAGTGATCTTTACACTCtcataatttttcattcatCAACTGTCTAAAAGTTTTTACATTAACACAGATTAAACTCATAACAAATCACAAAGGTAATGCAATACTAACATGACAATTTTTCATTAAGGATTGATATacttactttccttaatttgagtgttttactctttttgtttaaaaaaatgaataaataatcaaCCGATGTACACATACAAAATGATAAAGAgtgaatttgtttaaacttaaaaaactttaaataaacttttttttatataagtatccttttaagaaacaaataggatttactttttaaaataaataattttttttttaaacataagtaatttagacaaatatattcaaaaataaaaaattatttattttattaaataaatatttatttcaataaataaatttaaacaaactaactaaaaaaacgaattgcaataaaataataagaattatataaaattaataaagttcACTTTTACTTTAGggaaaggaagtgaaaaggtTGTGTGGTGTTGTAGTCTTTTCTTGTGGTTTGAAGAAGCCAAGCCACAAGCAGAATCTCCACCGCTCATTCATTTGAAAATCCCACGTGCTGAATAttgttcatttttcttcttctaaaataATGGTGTCACTTCCAAACCATTCAGGTGTGATCTGAACCAACTTCACTGCACAACACAACTACACAAGAGGGTTTCAACTATCT
This window harbors:
- the LOC100793531 gene encoding protein C2-DOMAIN ABA-RELATED 1 isoform X1, which gives rise to MENLLGLLRIHVEKGVNLAIRDVVSSDPYVVIKMGRQKLKTRVVKKNLNPEWNDDLTLSISDPHAPIHLHVYDKDTFSMDDKMGDAEFFIGPFIEAVKMRLSGLPNNTIVTKVLPSRQNCLAEESHIMLKDGKVVQNMVLRLRNVESGEVELQLHWIDIPGSRHL
- the LOC100793531 gene encoding protein C2-DOMAIN ABA-RELATED 1 isoform X2 is translated as MSHMQKLKTRVVKKNLNPEWNDDLTLSISDPHAPIHLHVYDKDTFSMDDKMGDAEFFIGPFIEAVKMRLSGLPNNTIVTKVLPSRQNCLAEESHIMLKDGKVVQNMVLRLRNVESGEVELQLHWIDIPGSRHL